One window of the Cryptomeria japonica chromosome 7, Sugi_1.0, whole genome shotgun sequence genome contains the following:
- the LOC131028937 gene encoding probable inactive dual specificity protein phosphatase-like At4g18593 yields MEVDEPQLEVEQKASILHRCKKCRRIVASQKNEVSHIPGEGEKCFKGKNRSARDLTNVESKPGCSSVFVEPMQWMEAVQEGAIEGKLTCKGCNARLGYFNWAGMQCSCGTWVNPAFQLHKSRLDACTV; encoded by the exons ATGGAAGTAGATGAGCCCCAACTGGAGGTAGAACAGAAGGCAAGTATATTACATCGTTGCAAGAAGTGTAGAAGAATTGTAGCATCTCAGAAAAATGAAGTTTCTCATATCCCAGGGGAAGGAGAAAAGTGCTTCAAGGGGAAAAACAGGAGCGCTAGAGATTTGACCAATGTAGAGAGTAAACCAGGGTGCTCATCAGTGTTTGTTGAACCAATGCAATGGATGGAAGCAG TCCAAGAAGGAGCTATTGAAGGCAAACTTACGTGTAAGGGTTGTAATGCCCGTTTAGGCTATTTCAATTGGGCAGGCATGCAGTGTAGCTGTGGAACTTGGGTAAACCCTGCTTTTCAGTTACATAAGAGCCGATTGGATGCTTGTACAGTCTAG